A single genomic interval of Malania oleifera isolate guangnan ecotype guangnan chromosome 13, ASM2987363v1, whole genome shotgun sequence harbors:
- the LOC131146036 gene encoding protein TRANSPARENT TESTA GLABRA 1, with translation MENSTQESHLRSDNSVTYEFPYPLYAMAFSSSASISHCPHHHRIAVGSFIEEYNNRVDVLSFDDETLTLKPNTSLSFDHPFPPTKLMFRPNSSDLLASSGDYLRLWELRENSIEPVSVLNNSKSSEFCAPLTSFDWNEVEPRRIGTSSIDTTCTIWDVERGVVETQLIAHDKEVYDIAWGEAGVFASVSADGSVRIFDLRDKEHSTIIYESPQPDTPLLRLAWNKQDLRYMATILMDSNKIVILDIRSPTMPVAELERHRASVNAIAWAPQSGRHICSVGDDAQALIWELPTVAGPNGIDPMSSYSAGSEINQLQWSARQPDWIAIAFSTKMQLLKV, from the coding sequence ATGGAGAACTCAACCCAAGAATCCCACCTCAGATCCGACAACTCCGTCACCTACGAATTTCCCTACCCTCTTTACGCTATGGCCTTTTCTTCTTCCGCCTCCATAAGCCACTGCCCCCACCACCACCGCATCGCCGTCGGCAGCTTCATCGAAGAGTACAACAACAGGGTCGATGTCCTCTCGTTTGACGATGAAACCCTCACCCTCAAACCCAACACCTCCCTCTCCTTCGACCACCCCTTCCCACCCACTAAGCTCATGTTTCGTCCCAACTCCTCCGACCTCCTCGCCTCCTCCGGCGACTACCTCCGCTTATGGGAACTTCGCGAAAACTCGATCGAACCCGTCTCAGTCCTCAACAATAGCAAAAGCAGCGAGTTCTGCGCTCCCCTGACTTCGTTCGATTGGAACGAAGTGGAGCCTCGGAGAATTGGGACATCTAGCATTGACACCACTTGCACAATTTGGGATGTCGAGAGGGGTGTGGTTGAGACTCAGCTTATTGCCCACGACAAAGAGGTTTACGACATTGCTTGGGGCGAGGCAGGGGTTTTTGCGTCGGTTTCGGCTGATGGGTCTGTGAGGATTTTCGATTTGAGGGATAAGGAGCATTCCACTATTATATACGAGAGCCCCCAGCCCGATACGCCATTGCTGAGGCTGGCTTGGAACAAGCAGGATTTGAGGTACATGGCGACCATCTTGATGGACAGTAACAAGATTGTAATATTGGATATTCGGTCCCCTACGATGCCTGTGGCTGAGCTCGAGAGGCACCGGGCCAGTGTGAATGCGATTGCCTGGGCGCCGCAGAGCGGTAGGCATATTTGCTCTGTGGGGGATGATGCGCAGGCTCTTATTTGGGAATTGCCGACGGTCGCTGGACCAAACGGGATTGACCCAATGTCTTCGTATTCGGCTGGGTCTGAAATTAATCAGCTGCAGTGGTCTGCGAGGCAGCCTGATTGGATTGCAATTGCTTTTTCCACGAAGATGCAGCTCCTGAAAGTTTGA